A window of Halobellus sp. LT62 contains these coding sequences:
- a CDS encoding ABC transporter ATP-binding protein, protein MTLTLSGLAKTYGAFELGPLDLSVSEEVFCVLGPSGSGKSTLLSLLAGLTDPDAGSVSVDGRSMRGRPPEDRRIGLVFQDGALFPHLSARENVEYAAENDEYARELTQLLAIDDVLDRRPATLSGGERQRVALARTLASEPDVLLLDEPLSSLDEPMGRRLRTDLDRLFDTLAVPVVYVTHDQRTATALADRMAILRDGQIEQVGAPTTVLERPVSRFVAEFTGNENVFEIRFDGANDRRVRIGNVVLRSPAESSAAMWLDTPSDVSAVTVCVHPSRIDLPANSAVGNPSYRLPVTVERWLHETDTYRVFARVEGGPDLTVTMSRTTFDRLDLSRGDESVVSIPTDSIHVLDRSGR, encoded by the coding sequence ATGACGTTGACGCTCTCCGGTCTCGCGAAGACGTACGGCGCGTTCGAGTTAGGCCCGCTCGACCTCTCGGTCTCCGAGGAGGTGTTCTGCGTCCTCGGCCCCTCCGGCAGCGGGAAGTCGACCCTGCTCTCGCTTCTGGCCGGACTCACCGATCCGGACGCCGGTTCAGTTTCGGTCGACGGGCGTTCGATGCGCGGCCGTCCACCCGAGGACCGACGGATCGGACTCGTGTTTCAGGATGGGGCGCTCTTCCCACACCTCTCCGCGCGCGAGAACGTGGAATACGCGGCCGAAAACGACGAATACGCCCGAGAACTGACACAGCTGTTGGCGATTGACGACGTGCTCGATCGTCGACCGGCGACCCTCTCGGGCGGCGAACGACAGCGTGTGGCGCTGGCTCGTACGCTCGCTTCCGAGCCCGACGTCCTCCTGCTCGACGAACCGCTGTCGAGCCTCGACGAACCGATGGGCCGGCGGCTCCGTACTGATCTGGACAGACTGTTCGATACGCTCGCCGTCCCGGTCGTCTACGTGACGCACGATCAACGGACTGCGACGGCGCTCGCGGATCGGATGGCGATCCTCAGAGACGGACAGATCGAGCAGGTAGGCGCGCCGACGACCGTACTCGAACGCCCCGTTTCGCGTTTCGTCGCCGAGTTCACCGGCAACGAGAACGTCTTCGAGATCCGGTTCGACGGCGCGAACGATCGACGCGTTCGAATTGGGAATGTAGTACTTCGTTCCCCGGCCGAGTCGTCCGCGGCGATGTGGCTCGATACACCCTCCGACGTGTCCGCTGTAACCGTCTGCGTTCACCCCTCTCGTATCGATTTACCGGCGAATAGTGCCGTAGGAAATCCCTCGTATCGACTCCCGGTAACCGTCGAGCGGTGGCTCCACGAGACTGACACGTACCGCGTGTTCGCGCGCGTCGAGGGAGGTCCGGACCTGACTGTCACGATGTCGCGGACCACGTTCGATCGACTGGACCTCTCCCGCGGGGACGAGTCCGTCGTCTCGATACCGACGGATTCGATCCACGTTCTCGACCGATCCGGGCGCTGA
- a CDS encoding ABC transporter permease translates to MFPTRSSTDAADRFDWLSVTLLLGGVLLCYYLLPLGSLLFSQPPRVVLGQLTEPSVVSAASTSLATATASVTVATVFGLPLAYWLAAAEGRAETLVTAVVVLPLVLPPIVSGMVLLTLVGPETILGEIAAANGFSLTRSLVGVVLAQTFVASPFVVISAKAAFEGVDRNLELASRTLGKDRLTTFRRVTLPLAWPGVLAGITLAFARSIGEFGATVMLAYYPRTMPVQIWVSFTTLGLEDAFPIAVVLLGIAVAALVLLTTLGGDPIAR, encoded by the coding sequence GCGGCGTGTTGCTCTGTTATTACCTCCTGCCGCTGGGGTCGCTGCTTTTCAGTCAGCCACCGCGGGTCGTTCTCGGTCAGCTGACGGAGCCGTCGGTCGTGTCCGCGGCGTCGACGTCGCTCGCAACCGCGACGGCGAGCGTGACCGTCGCGACGGTCTTCGGGCTGCCGCTGGCGTACTGGCTCGCGGCCGCCGAGGGACGGGCGGAGACGCTCGTCACGGCGGTCGTCGTGCTGCCGCTGGTCCTCCCGCCGATCGTCAGCGGGATGGTACTGCTCACGCTGGTCGGTCCGGAGACCATCCTCGGCGAGATCGCCGCGGCAAACGGTTTCTCGCTGACCCGCTCGCTCGTCGGAGTCGTGCTGGCACAGACGTTCGTCGCCTCGCCGTTCGTCGTCATCTCCGCGAAGGCGGCGTTCGAGGGCGTCGACAGGAACCTAGAGCTCGCGTCGCGAACGCTCGGCAAGGATCGGTTGACGACGTTCCGACGCGTCACGCTCCCGCTGGCGTGGCCCGGTGTCCTCGCCGGCATCACGCTCGCGTTCGCCCGCTCAATCGGCGAGTTCGGTGCGACGGTGATGCTCGCGTACTATCCGCGGACGATGCCGGTACAGATCTGGGTGTCGTTCACGACGCTCGGACTCGAGGACGCGTTTCCGATCGCCGTCGTTCTCCTCGGCATCGCCGTCGCCGCGCTCGTCCTTCTCACGACGCTCGGGGGGGATCCGATCGCCCGATGA